The Litchfieldia alkalitelluris genome has a window encoding:
- a CDS encoding thiol-disulfide oxidoreductase DCC family protein, with protein MNVILFDGQCNFCNSSVQFVIKRDPKGYFSFASLQSSVGQELLKKHNIDNQTDSMVFIQGEHAFIKSTAALKICGHLEGGWKIIQLLLVIPSFLRNPFYDFIAKNRYKWFGKKDQCMLPSAEIRNRFID; from the coding sequence TTGAATGTCATCCTATTCGATGGCCAATGTAATTTTTGTAATAGTAGCGTTCAATTTGTTATTAAAAGAGATCCTAAGGGATACTTTTCATTTGCTTCACTCCAAAGTAGCGTTGGGCAGGAACTCTTAAAAAAACATAATATAGATAACCAAACTGACAGTATGGTCTTTATTCAAGGAGAACATGCATTTATAAAATCAACTGCAGCATTAAAGATATGTGGACATTTAGAGGGTGGCTGGAAAATAATACAGTTATTATTAGTAATACCATCTTTTCTTAGGAATCCTTTTTATGACTTTATCGCAAAAAATAGATACAAATGGTTCGGTAAGAAAGACCAATGTATGCTTCCATCGGCTGAGATCAGAAATCGGTTTATAGATTAA
- a CDS encoding UvrD-helicase domain-containing protein has protein sequence MNFNTEQKQAIFGTEKLIVISAGAGSGKTKVLTERYIYLCEQKLKGENIGASVDEIVALTFTEDAALEMRDRIRHNLENKRLQAEDHDSKNFWLKQMELLEGAIISTFHSFCQRILSEHSFEAELFPDMKVLDESGSFLLKHEVLSQMIEQAVDEQKWPHVFKAMEEYQIKDAVVSLYEKMREFEFNDHKKIHLLTSDKVKQWILKRNGSIEELYGKIVNFYAEDHDSSKFTKTTTEPYSDLKEVVDCYPEYQIGFFEDVYKALIKIKKAPHATIKKQCQPFYELLEQWVEVRDFCSCASRENLIFIESFSFEFGQLLEEFSLEYEFKKREQALLDFSDLQQKSVSLLTNKDLSTFYQEKYKHFMIDEFQDTNQLQLSMLDKIRPEYTFIVGDGKQSIYRFRGADVRLINQKIKESKEKSNARFIDMNINYRTCGSIIEFINQLFEQNHMMGYKLNESTPIYKTEYTPLIPNRNSVTELDKRVEYIKVSEQHDETEDRNQYMMIARRAVELWKNKTLIFDKDSREWRPVLWSDIAVLIPSRASLSRLERAFNKYQVPYSVHSGVGFYDRNEIVEMTSLLNWINRPFEPLHIIAMLRGPLIGLTVEDLLDIHALVKDPYQLGNFLYEEGFLDETTLNSKVKMGLQKFVKMCKRFVPFMLTGSVEEKLKQIFEESGLKYLFLMNKNGLHQVRNVEKLIDQLVDMNTPSLEEMLTKLSILKSASKDREGDADVERVGGETLSIMTIHGSKGLEFPVVFVPNLSKSLQTDKSSVRFDPEEGMYLRLKWEDKEEFFSEEIQIETPDFSSLSSDVKNQELEESKRLLYVALTRARDYLILTTKEKDTSNTWANWLNEGLMNNQQLLEMITIKDEIEEQDPVGQEFEIYSGPTKKVERRIPIYLSVSEILTYLQDPTEHYYRYILKIEPMEEELPQEETKWWAKRANGIDPLLLGTLVHKVCELLDQGLQRNEAYDNALLLVDRDKENYLTQLDPLIDSYISKNLGTSIENEWGFELEMEHIIIIGEIDKVVDIDGDLYVIDLKTNRINDNLEDLISYYKPQLYLYKLAYEQKTGKQINGMKLFLLRDEEQGLYDIEVNPEFKVQLMQKIEKLANEIQTFKSNQHC, from the coding sequence ATGAATTTTAATACTGAACAAAAACAAGCGATATTTGGTACAGAAAAGCTAATTGTCATCTCAGCCGGTGCTGGATCAGGAAAAACAAAAGTATTAACTGAGAGATATATATACTTGTGTGAACAAAAACTAAAAGGTGAGAACATTGGCGCTTCCGTTGATGAAATTGTAGCACTTACATTTACAGAAGATGCGGCGCTAGAAATGCGAGACCGCATTAGACATAACCTTGAAAATAAAAGGCTTCAAGCTGAGGATCACGATTCAAAGAATTTCTGGCTAAAACAAATGGAGTTATTAGAAGGAGCAATTATATCAACCTTTCATAGTTTTTGTCAGCGAATTCTCTCAGAACACTCATTTGAAGCAGAACTTTTCCCTGACATGAAAGTATTGGATGAAAGTGGATCATTTTTATTGAAACATGAAGTGTTATCACAAATGATTGAGCAAGCAGTCGACGAACAAAAATGGCCACATGTATTCAAAGCAATGGAAGAGTACCAAATCAAGGATGCAGTCGTTAGTCTTTATGAAAAGATGAGAGAATTTGAGTTCAATGATCATAAAAAAATTCATTTACTTACTTCAGACAAGGTAAAGCAATGGATTTTAAAACGAAATGGAAGCATAGAAGAGCTGTATGGAAAAATAGTAAATTTTTATGCAGAAGATCATGATAGTAGTAAATTTACTAAAACAACTACTGAGCCGTACAGTGATTTAAAAGAAGTAGTAGATTGTTATCCTGAATATCAAATAGGCTTTTTTGAGGATGTTTATAAAGCACTTATAAAAATAAAGAAAGCTCCACATGCGACGATCAAAAAGCAATGCCAACCATTTTACGAATTGTTGGAGCAGTGGGTAGAAGTTAGAGATTTTTGTTCATGCGCTTCTCGAGAAAATCTGATCTTTATTGAAAGTTTTTCGTTTGAGTTTGGGCAGCTACTTGAGGAATTTTCTTTAGAATATGAGTTCAAAAAAAGAGAGCAAGCTTTATTAGATTTTTCGGATCTCCAACAAAAATCAGTGAGTTTATTAACTAATAAAGATTTATCTACCTTTTATCAGGAAAAATATAAGCATTTTATGATTGATGAATTTCAGGATACAAATCAGCTTCAATTGAGCATGCTTGATAAAATAAGGCCTGAATATACTTTTATTGTCGGTGATGGCAAGCAATCAATCTACCGGTTTAGGGGTGCTGATGTCCGTTTAATTAACCAAAAGATTAAAGAATCAAAAGAGAAAAGTAACGCCCGGTTTATTGATATGAATATTAATTATCGAACGTGTGGCAGTATCATCGAATTTATTAATCAACTCTTTGAACAAAATCATATGATGGGCTATAAGTTAAACGAGTCTACACCTATTTATAAAACAGAGTATACACCATTAATACCGAATCGAAATTCCGTAACAGAGTTGGATAAGCGTGTTGAATATATTAAAGTTAGTGAGCAACATGATGAAACAGAAGATCGTAATCAATATATGATGATCGCAAGAAGAGCAGTAGAACTGTGGAAGAATAAAACATTAATTTTTGATAAAGATTCAAGAGAATGGAGACCTGTTTTATGGTCAGATATTGCCGTGTTAATTCCCTCAAGGGCAAGCTTGAGCAGGCTTGAACGTGCCTTCAATAAGTATCAAGTTCCTTATTCAGTCCACAGTGGGGTCGGTTTTTATGACCGAAACGAGATTGTTGAAATGACATCACTTTTAAATTGGATTAACCGTCCATTTGAGCCACTTCATATTATTGCGATGCTTCGAGGTCCATTAATTGGTTTGACAGTGGAAGATCTTTTGGATATTCATGCTTTAGTCAAAGATCCATATCAGTTAGGAAACTTTCTTTATGAGGAAGGATTTCTAGATGAAACAACGCTGAATTCTAAGGTGAAAATGGGCTTGCAAAAGTTTGTTAAAATGTGTAAGCGGTTTGTTCCATTTATGCTAACAGGTTCAGTAGAAGAAAAACTTAAACAGATCTTTGAAGAGAGTGGCTTAAAGTATTTATTCTTAATGAATAAAAATGGATTACATCAGGTTCGAAATGTTGAAAAGCTCATTGATCAGTTGGTGGATATGAATACACCTTCATTAGAAGAAATGCTTACTAAATTGAGTATTTTAAAAAGTGCCTCTAAAGATAGAGAAGGTGATGCGGATGTTGAAAGAGTGGGAGGAGAAACTCTTTCGATTATGACGATCCATGGCTCAAAGGGGCTAGAGTTTCCGGTTGTCTTCGTCCCGAATTTATCTAAATCGTTACAAACGGACAAAAGTTCAGTTAGATTTGATCCAGAAGAGGGTATGTATCTTAGATTAAAATGGGAAGACAAAGAAGAATTTTTTTCTGAAGAAATACAAATAGAAACACCCGATTTTTCATCGCTATCATCCGATGTGAAAAATCAAGAATTAGAAGAGTCAAAAAGATTACTATATGTTGCCTTAACAAGGGCAAGAGATTACTTGATTTTAACCACAAAAGAGAAAGACACCAGCAATACTTGGGCAAATTGGTTAAATGAGGGGTTAATGAATAATCAACAACTTTTAGAGATGATTACCATCAAAGATGAAATAGAGGAACAAGATCCAGTTGGTCAAGAATTTGAAATTTACTCAGGACCTACAAAAAAGGTAGAAAGACGGATTCCAATATATCTTTCGGTATCAGAAATTTTAACATATTTACAAGACCCGACTGAGCATTATTATAGGTATATCCTCAAAATCGAGCCAATGGAAGAAGAACTTCCTCAAGAGGAGACAAAATGGTGGGCAAAGAGAGCAAACGGTATTGATCCATTATTACTAGGTACTCTCGTTCATAAGGTTTGCGAACTATTAGACCAAGGCTTACAAAGAAATGAAGCATATGACAATGCTCTTTTACTTGTTGATCGTGACAAGGAAAACTATTTAACACAATTGGATCCTCTTATTGATTCCTACATCTCAAAAAATTTGGGAACAAGCATAGAGAATGAATGGGGATTTGAATTAGAAATGGAACATATCATTATTATTGGAGAAATAGATAAAGTCGTAGACATCGATGGTGACTTGTATGTAATAGACCTAAAAACCAATCGAATCAACGATAATTTAGAAGATCTTATTAGTTACTATAAACCACAGCTTTATCTTTATAAATTAGCTTATGAACAGAAAACAGGTAAACAAATAAATGGAATGAAGTTATTTTTATTACGAGATGAAGAGCAAGGATTATATGATATTGAGGTCAACCCTGAATTTAAGGTTCAACTAATGCAAAAAATAGAAAAACTTGCGAATGAAATACAAACATTCAAATCAAATCAGCACTGTTAA